One genomic segment of Oleidesulfovibrio alaskensis DSM 16109 includes these proteins:
- a CDS encoding GGDEF/EAL domain-containing response regulator, with protein sequence MQHDPPRVLSIDDDRNVRENIVAYLEDSGFDVVEAENGRQGLEEFERSAPDIVLVDLRMPVMDGMQFLAELRKISKRIPVIVVSGVGVLEEAVEALRHGAWDYVTKPISDMVVLEHAVNKALERARLLDERDRYRERLEQEVAERTGELRESNERLLEFQSLLQEKNQFLEALIESMPNPVFFKSLEGEYLGCNAAFCRILGKPKEDIVGRRAEDLLPEEVACRVLEGGVLSGAQERAHSCTITMLGDDGGPLQLVLYKSFFQNRAGENAGVVGTFHDITELKKKEAQIYHQAYHDELTGLANRVRLKDAIADRIRLGGDGGLAVLMLDLDNFKNVNDSLGHGVGDKLLLEASRRLRDVVGPQPLLARTGGDEFALLLDGCKDVANRLAAKVLDAFTVPFVIDEHELYITISIGLTCWPEDGADADSLVKNADVAMYKAKEQGRSRCLHFDAEMTEQVTRRLSIEKSIRKGLERDEFQVYYQPRINIFNGKLVGMEALVRWVPEHGAVVSPAEFIPVAEETGLIVALGERVLRLACAQMRIWADRGWGDLRMSVNISARQFQANLTERVAAALRDSGISPDSLELEITETTMMRDIGQTVLLLEQLNGMGLKIAIDDFGTGHSSLYYLKRFPISTLKIDRSFVRDIMKDDGDANIVSTIITMGHNLSLNVVAEGVETDEQLAFLRDKGCVEVQGFYYSRPVPAAEFEEFVLRHRS encoded by the coding sequence ATGCAGCACGATCCGCCCAGAGTTCTGTCGATAGACGATGATAGAAATGTCCGTGAAAATATCGTCGCCTATCTGGAAGACAGCGGTTTTGATGTGGTCGAAGCCGAAAACGGCCGTCAGGGGCTGGAGGAGTTCGAAAGGTCCGCTCCGGACATCGTGCTTGTTGACCTGCGCATGCCGGTGATGGACGGCATGCAGTTTCTGGCCGAGCTGCGCAAGATTTCCAAACGCATTCCCGTTATTGTGGTTTCCGGCGTGGGTGTGCTTGAAGAAGCTGTGGAGGCTTTGCGGCATGGCGCGTGGGATTATGTAACCAAGCCCATCAGTGACATGGTGGTGCTGGAACACGCCGTGAACAAAGCGCTGGAGCGCGCCCGCCTGCTGGATGAGCGCGACAGGTACCGCGAGCGGCTGGAACAGGAAGTGGCGGAACGTACCGGAGAGCTGCGCGAATCCAACGAGCGTCTGCTGGAGTTTCAGAGTCTGCTGCAGGAAAAAAACCAGTTTCTGGAAGCGCTTATCGAAAGCATGCCCAACCCTGTGTTTTTCAAGTCGCTGGAAGGTGAATATCTGGGCTGTAATGCGGCGTTCTGCCGCATACTGGGCAAACCCAAAGAGGACATTGTGGGGCGCAGGGCAGAAGACCTGCTGCCCGAAGAAGTGGCCTGCCGTGTGCTGGAAGGAGGCGTGCTGTCCGGTGCTCAGGAACGCGCGCATTCGTGCACCATCACCATGCTGGGCGACGACGGCGGTCCGTTGCAGCTGGTGCTGTACAAGTCGTTTTTTCAGAACAGGGCGGGCGAAAACGCCGGTGTGGTGGGCACGTTCCACGATATCACCGAACTGAAGAAAAAAGAGGCCCAGATTTACCATCAGGCCTACCATGACGAGCTGACAGGGCTGGCAAACCGTGTGCGTCTGAAAGATGCCATAGCCGACCGCATACGGCTGGGCGGCGACGGTGGTCTGGCAGTGCTGATGCTTGATCTGGATAATTTTAAAAACGTCAACGACAGTCTGGGGCACGGTGTGGGCGACAAGCTGCTGCTTGAGGCATCGCGCCGGCTGCGCGATGTTGTGGGCCCGCAACCGCTGCTGGCCAGAACCGGCGGCGACGAATTCGCGCTGCTGCTCGACGGCTGCAAGGACGTGGCAAACCGGCTTGCAGCCAAGGTGCTGGATGCCTTCACCGTTCCGTTTGTCATTGATGAACACGAACTGTACATAACCATCAGCATCGGGCTTACCTGCTGGCCGGAAGACGGTGCCGATGCCGATTCACTGGTTAAAAACGCCGATGTGGCCATGTACAAGGCCAAAGAGCAGGGCCGCAGCCGCTGCCTGCATTTTGATGCCGAGATGACCGAACAGGTCACCAGAAGGCTGAGTATTGAAAAGAGCATCCGCAAAGGGCTGGAACGGGATGAGTTTCAGGTCTACTACCAGCCCAGAATCAATATTTTTAACGGCAAGCTGGTAGGCATGGAGGCGCTGGTGCGCTGGGTGCCCGAACACGGTGCCGTGGTCAGCCCGGCGGAGTTTATTCCCGTTGCCGAAGAAACGGGGCTTATTGTGGCGCTGGGCGAAAGGGTGCTGCGGCTGGCATGTGCCCAGATGCGTATATGGGCGGACAGAGGGTGGGGTGACCTGCGTATGTCCGTCAATATTTCTGCCCGTCAGTTTCAGGCCAATCTGACGGAACGTGTGGCCGCCGCACTGCGTGATTCCGGCATTTCTCCGGATTCGCTGGAGCTTGAAATCACGGAAACCACCATGATGCGTGATATCGGGCAGACAGTGCTGCTGCTTGAACAGCTGAACGGCATGGGACTGAAGATAGCCATCGACGATTTTGGTACGGGGCATTCCTCATTGTATTATCTCAAGCGTTTCCCCATCAGCACGCTGAAGATAGATCGTTCCTTCGTGCGCGATATCATGAAGGACGACGGCGATGCCAACATTGTATCGACCATTATCACCATGGGGCACAACCTGTCGCTGAATGTGGTGGCCGAAGGAGTGGAAACGGACGAACAGCTGGCTTTTCTGCGCGACAAGGGATGCGTTGAAGTGCAGGGCTTTTATTACAGCAGGCCCGTGCCGGCTGCGGAGTTTGAAGAATTTGTGCTGCGGCACCGGTCGTGA